The following proteins are co-located in the Leishmania panamensis strain MHOM/PA/94/PSC-1 chromosome 26 sequence genome:
- a CDS encoding hypothetical protein (TriTrypDB/GeneDB-style sysID: LpmP.26.0500), whose translation MQIPWRQISKPQLDSICLALADRKTDAPIRAVDFMDNQLGPTGALRIASCLESSPVTKVFICYNDIGKEGCDGLAEVVNLSNSLHILDIRGNRLSASDAHRLLRSVSLSTSLTRLGLASNRLGPEGAALVAKVLESNTYLSSLDLSVNELGASGAEYIAGALRNPASALQVLQLHGNYLGATGVTMICDAVKTNKELKRLTLGNNHATDEAASAIAAMLNANYILEELDIRLNTLTTRGVKTIAQQGLAKNTTLRMLSLSGNEVGHAGANELTHVLASHQRSALGHLDLSSCGLTASGGVQIARLLSMSISLKEINLSDNALDDEAAVRLAQSIADSISISVVDLSCNEIGEEGASQLIGAVLRNAQLAALVTNGNNISRVAQKKIDNVLEERLTKNRALSRNTALYQQQQATCSAA comes from the coding sequence ATGCAGATTCCGTGGCGGCAGATCTCGAAGCCGCAGCTCGACAGCATTTGTCTCGCACTGGCGGATCGCAAGACCGACGCCCCTATCCGCGCCGTTGACTTTATGGACAACCAGTTGGGGCCTACAGGGGCGCTGAGGATTGCCTCCTGCCTCGAATCCTCGCCTGTGACCAAGGTGTTCATCTGCTACAACGACATCGGGAAGGAGGGGTGCGACGGGCTGGCTGAGGTGGTGAACCTCTCCAACAGCCTACACATTCTCGATATCCGCGGCAATCGCCTATCCGCAAGCGACGCGCATCGCTTACTGCGCTCCGTTTCCTTGTCGACGTCGCTGACGCGCCTCGGCTTGGCCTCTAACAGACTTGGCCCTGAGGGGGCGGCGCTCGTTGCAAAAGTGCTGGAGAGCAACACATACTTGTCCTCGCTGGATCTCTCCGTGAACGAGCTGGGCGCGAGTGGTGCCGAGTACATTGCCGGTGCCCTCCGCAATCCTGCatcggcgctgcaggtgctgcagctgcacggcAACTATCTTGGTGCAACTGGCGTGACTATGATCTGTGATGCTGTTAAGACGAACAAGGAGCTCAAGCGGTTGACATTGGGGAACAACCACGCCACGGATGAGGCCGCTAGCGCCATTGCTGCCATGCTGAATGCCAACTACATCCTCGAGGAACTCGATATTCGCCTTAACACGCTCACGACGCGTGGTGTGAAGACGATTGCGCAGCAGGGTCTTGCCAAGAATACCACCCTCCGCATGCTGTCGCTATCAGGAAACGAGGTCGGCCATGCGGGGGCGAACGAGCTCACGCACGTTCTCGCTTCTCATCAGCGCAGCGCTCTGGGGCACTTGGACTTGAGCTCGTGCGGGCTGACCGCTAGCGGAGGTGTGCAGATTGCTAGGTTGCTCAGCATGTCCATCTCCCTTAAGGAAATCAACCTTAGCGACAACGCCCTTGACGATGAGGCTGCGGTGCGCCTCGCACAGAGTATCGCCGACAGCATCTCCATTTCCGTCGTCGACCTTTCCTGCAACGAGatcggcgaggagggggccTCGCAGCTCATTGGTGCGGTGCTACGGAACGCGCAACTTGCGGCGCTGGTCACGAACGGCAACAACATCTCACGCGTCGCTCAGAAGAAGATAGACAacgtgctggaggagcgaCTGACCAAGAATCGAGCACTGAGCCGGAATACAGCGCtctaccagcagcagcaagccaCCTGCTCTGCCGCCTGA